The Cydia splendana chromosome 2, ilCydSple1.2, whole genome shotgun sequence nucleotide sequence tggTAAAAAGTCGGTACATTTTTTCAGGTTTATTCCCTGTGGGTCTGGGAAAAATTACTAATAACATGGATTGTAATATATTTGGTATATTTTACTCTATTAATTCATAATATGAAGTTTGAGACATTTCAAAACTTTAAAACTCTGTACTTTCTTACCCAAACAAACACGTTTTTCTCACACTTTGACACTATCTTCAAGGAGCGATATTCTATCAGACTATGATAACTAAGACCAAAGACAGAAGGTCCACATTAGTTAAAAAAAACGTAATATACCCATTCCCAAACTGACAATAACTTATCCTATCCATACTAAGGAATGGTTTTGCTAGTGGCAACTTCGGTCTACACCGCCCGGGCCCGTAGTAGGGCTAAACATCGCTATGTCCGACCCTAATAGATTTTTGTATTACCACAACAGTTTTGCACAACAGAACAATTTCTGTGCAATTATTATTAACGACAGAAAAGTATAAGCTTTAAGGAAATCAGATTTAGCTAaagtaaaatatatacataaaaaaccggccaagtgcgagtcggactcgcgttccaagggttccgtatattacacaatttttaacaatcagtgccggattaagatattttgatgccctaagcatttctaggtgccccctctccctagggtcatcaagattacattgattttttggtaaattgagagaagttcattgccgcatcacgaaaattgacagtgccgcagcagtaatgttgcaaaagagtacctaatgctgttgcagtcgccacccgaatgtcacctttatcatagcgtagaaagtaatagaaacgcgagcgaagcgagcgcggaaatttttcgatataaaaacgcaatatgatagacagttgtacatttttacttttagtatggaaatcagtcacatcattttatcacggaagttgacagtactgcagcagtaacgttgcaacagagtaatgttgctgcagtcgccacccgaatgtcacctttatcataccttataaagtaattcaaaacgcgagcgaagcgagcgcgaaaatttttcgatataaaaacgcaattttagttttagtcccaaccaggcgcgaatccaggatttcatacagagaagggatgggacagttttctatcagcctagcttcgcatagggctcgatatttaagggtctcagcgaggttgttttcatgcataaaatatgcaagaaagcagagagcttggcattgaattggcgaagcgtgagaaaggcagtaggcccagctgcgaaagaggaaagcttggatttggatccacgcccaagtgtaattaaggcagaagatcaactttgccgtaaggcagaaggcctcgcataagacctaacgccgaaccgcaaaagagtgggttgaaatcgaatctatgcatgtaatcacgactcttctactgctaccgattgtttcccaaagaattacgcgccattatttttgcaaactagcttttggacagctaaaaaaatcgtgtggtaaaaacgatgtgtctgtccctaattttaaaatttttcacctttttcaacctggcattttggtgccctccctgaacgtggtgccgtaagcacgtgctggttttgcttattggttacaaagtctttattaattcaaccattaaagtcgacgagtacaaaaaactttgagctagctctcaatttaacatatttttttaaacattatttttaatttgaccttacaattactcgtaagtaggtaagaccgttaaatatttaaaatgattattttatcagaaaattatcaccaattactctaagaaaactactactctaagtaatccggcactgttaacaatgtattttttatgtgaaacgtgagtgaaatctctttaaaaaatccgtaggggtcggatcaaaaactgtaattaagtccgactcacgcttgactgtacatttctaataggttttcctgtgatctataggtatagacctattttatgtatttaaaaaaaaaattaagacttagtagtttcggagataagggggggggaatggtcattttttgcctattttcttgaataacttctaaactgtttattcgaaaattataaaaaaaatatatttgagatccttacaataagctcttttatttgatatgtaacacatttgaattttttttttttcattttttcatttaccccccaaaagtggcccccatgtttaaaattcatttgtttacgttacatgtccgtatttgggtcacaaacttacatatgtgtaccaaatttcaacttgattggtccagtagttccggagaaaatcggctgtgacagacggacagacagacagacagacagacagacagacgcacgagtgatcctataagggttccgttttttccatttgaggtacggaaccctaaaaattacttaAGGAAGATGGAAATGCTCCATTAAAGATTTTTCTTTCAGCCGCTAAATGAGAAAAGAACTGGCATGTTGCATTGTACACTTGTAAGTGGGTATCTATTGAGGTATAAGGTGTTAATCATCAGGCTCTCGACTCCATCTACTATGTGCACGCTAATTACAACTTATCCTTCTTTATTGACTCAACCAATCCATTCAATCATGGTAGCATTAGGTGCGCCTGTGCGGATTAAATACAGGTGTTGATTCGGGCATTATATCAACtatataatgtacttacctGTATGTAGGTAATTTCTAGTTAAAGATGAATAGAATTCGCTGTTAGTGTAGTTAAAGTTTAAATAAGAGAATTGCAATTTGGCATTGGTCTATAAATCAATCACACCGAcaaattcgtaaaataaaaattagaaacaaaatgtttgggtaggtaggtaggtacttcccCTACACGTAAGTAGTGGGGGTGATTTTTTCCCGcctgtggggtgtcgttggataagtacctaattaaaaaaaaagggttGAAAACTGTTTATTGATAAAGTGAATGTTTTTAGAAATAATCTCTCCGAAAGGTTCCCTTTAATTTtttaaccatgggtccaaaaaatatatatgtaggtaaacCAAAAACTAAGCGAACATGATCTTagtataaatacataggtacaataCAAGTGATATGATGATACTTGCTTTTGCTTGCTAAGTACATAATATTAACGAAGTAATAGTCAGAGCcagagcggctaccgcgaaaatcgaaatacgcaaattgcggggatctttctccttTACTCCagtgaaggcgtaattagagtgacagagaaaaatccccgcaatttgcgaacttcgattttcgcggttatagcccagtttATGGGCATTTTATTTAAGGTAAGTACTTACTAGTACTGACGTAAGTCATTATTGCTATCTAGGTAAGGGGACCTCTCTCATTTTCCTCCACGTGTCCCGGTATTAAACCGGCATTGCCGGTGTATTATAACAAACGGGAGGTCGTCGCGCTGAGGTATCTGTTTGATATTATAATtatctttataaaataaaataaaattacgaaaTCATAGAAAGCTTGAAATTATAATTTGGATTTTCTGTGATTGTAATACGCgtaaattgcaaaaaaatgtacctacacgaCGTAGTTACCTAAGCATAGTTAAGGAGCTGCATTGATTCCATTGTACATATTACAAAAATTAACCATGTAATTTGTATTGTATTcatggtacctacttacttaattcaTGCACACCTGAGTTTGTAGCATCCGCCAACACATTTTCACGTATGTAATTTAAATAGAAACTGCTTAATTgacgtaacacaatggaatcaattaacttaagACTACTAACAGCTCttgaactatttttttttgcaattcacccataggtaaattatttaattaaggtCAGTTGGGGCAACATTGCCTGAAGGGGTACCTGCATAACAACAGCAGTAAAGGAGTGTTAGAGGCCCTTCTACCATGatctattattaatttattaagggCCCACTTGACCTCAGTGTACGTAACGTACTACAATGAATAATGTAGGTGTAGGCCTTGGTCTCCTATGGCGTTAAACGGAGACCAACAATGCCAAAATAAGTAGACAATAATGTTTGGAGATAACTTTCATCTACTTAAACAAGAACAGAGAAACAAGTAAGTAGGTGGAGGTAGGTATGTAACTAAGCGACTTTGTCGGAGTTTTCAAGTGCTGTGGAATTGGTTAAAGAATTATTCAAATTGTTTCAGATCGGAGTGCAGTGATTCCTGCCGGAGCTCATTCCTGAGTTAAACTTGCGCGGTAACATGCAAAGTTAACCGAGCTAATGTTCCGCCTTGGCATGGTTACCTGATTGTAAGCGTGCCTATATCGCACACATGgaataaaaagtaagtaggtatattaacgtattaattatgtttgaaaatacttttttttagatattttttgtACTTTATCTACTGTGTTTGGCTTTACTAGTGTTAGGGGCAGCACCTTAGCATGACCAAgctctatatatttatttataaattcttTGTACCTTTCGTGCAAAATTTGGTTCTTTTTGAATCgtttttctatacaattaaGGGTTTTGAATGCAATTGGAAAGGTATTGCCTAGATTAAGTTGAACCATGGGCTGAGCAAGGGGGAGAGACACCTGAAACTTGTTATCAATTAATTGTACCGAGCGTTGAAACTCGGCCTCACAGGAGTCCTGCTTTGCTGTAACCTCCGATTTCATTTCAGGAACAATTTCTGtttcccaaaattttgttaGGAGGTGCTCAATATTATTATTGGCCTCATGGGTGGCCACATGCAATGAAACATGATGGCAGGTTGTTGCTCCATTATAACATGGAGTATCGCCAGATATGACTGTACCAAATTCTGTACCGACGAGGTAAAGTTCAGTATTTGAGATTTTGGTTTTGCTGGGCAATAATATTTTGCAAAATATGCTGGCAGAAAACAAGAATGAAATATCACCAATTGACCATTCATTGTCTGCTAGTACAACAGAATTTGGTATAGTGAATTTACTTGTATCTATTTTGTTTTCTGGCAATTGTGTTGTGATTTTGTCCACCAGTGAACATGTTACTTGCAAGCTGTAATTTGAATGCAGCGACTCAAATTTGGCATTTACAGCTTTTGATGTTTGATTAGATTGACACTGTAGAGCTGAAATGTTGAGGTTTTTACTTATTGGCTGCAAATTCAAGGCTTTGGCAAGACTATTTGTCATGAAAGAAACTTGGCTGCCACAATCAATCAAACCTCTAGCTGTAATATAGGATTTACCGTCTGGCCCTAATACTTTGACCTTAACGGTGGGCAATAGATCAGTAACGACAGCATTTGTTGAGTTAACATGGCAACTGGTAACTTTTGGCTCAGGTTCATTATGCAACAATGTGTTGTGAGCTTTAATTTGACATGTGGAGCATTTGAAATgaaatttacatttatttttgtgcATACCTAAACATATGGTACATAATTTGTGTTTGGCAGCAAGCTCCCGTCTTTCATTGGGTGATTGTGCTGCAAATATTGGGCAACAAAACAGTTTGTGTGATGTTGCTTTGCAACATAAGCATGAAGGTACTGATATATTGGCCACATTACACACTTTAGCACTTTTAGTTTGATATGTATGCGACTTACCTTCGCTTTGTTGGCTTTCTTCAAAGCTGCTGGCTCTCCTCTCCAGAAATGACAAGAAGTCTTCGAGATTTGGCATCTTGTCACTGTCCCTTTCTTGATGATAGGCTCTGCATGAAAACTGATCCACCTTTTTTAAGATAATAGTTAGTACAATTAAGTCCCATTGCTCTGTTGGCTGACCTAGGGCCTTAAGGGCGCCTAGATGCTGACGAGTATTGGCTACCACGTCCCGCAGGTTGCTTGCAGAACCTTTTACAATGGGTGTGCTATCTATTATAGCTTGGATATGATTGTTTATTACCAGAAATTTATTGTCATACCGCAATTTAATTAGCTCTCTGGCTTTAACATATGATTCGCAGGTTAATGGAAGACCTTCAATTAACGCTAATGCTTCACCTTTCAGGTATTTTTTCAAGTAGTATAGTTTTTGCACTTGTTTTAACTTTTCACTGGAGTCTATTATCGCGTCGAAGAGCTCGATGAACGCGACGTATTTTGTGTAATCCTTCCCGTCGTACGTGGGGATGTCGATCTCCAGCAACCGCACTCCACCATGATGACTGGTTACGTCCGTATCTTCTACTTTTGTTTTCGACGATGCCGACGACGTATTGGTTGTGGGCGCTTTTGAGGTTATCCTCCGTAATCGTGAGATGATTTTTATGGTTCTCTCCTCGTGTTCATCGTGGTCTTCAAAGTCTTCAGATGAATCCTTTTCTGTTAATATGGCTAGCTCCAGAGTCAAgtcattgtattttttaaagtttgctTCAGTTTGTTCTAATCTGATTATTGCTGATTCTTGATCCAAAGGATTGTCCGGTTCGTTTAAAAGTTTCTCTATTTTAGTTGTAAATCCTTTACACCACGCGATTTGCgcatttagtttatttatttccttgCTTCTCATTTTGATGTTCAATTGCAAACGAAGTTGAAGAATGAAGTCTAATGTCAATTATGACATTGACAGCGGATGTCAGATCCGAATGACGTTTCACGAAGTTTGAATGAACGGTCCGAACTTGGCTCCAAAATTGTCATTCCGCTCCTTTTCGGTTTGTCCTTGAATTCATCAAAATGGCTAACGATGGAAGTTGAATTCTGAGAAATGGGCTTGGTCGCGTCGAAACTTGAATTTGCTCAAACTGATGCTGCTGCTTCGAAATATCACTGAAAACCTTCTCGTTTGCTTTGAGGCGCGACTTGGCGATAATATTTCGGTGATATTTTCGTTCGATGAGAGATTTTAAGTCCGACCGGCACTTCACACGCGGTGACAACTTTCTTGAAATATCGTAACTTTTACTCGAACTTCACTTGTTTCGGCACCATTTATGTTGGTGGATGATTaaaagtcactttatattaaagaaaattatgtattttccatgaaaacaaaattaatttacaGAGCGATGTGAACAGTGGGAGTTGTTGAGAAAGAAGAGAGTGATTGAGTTAGTAAATGGATAAACTAATAGAAAACATTCGGTCAATTATGGTTGCGTTCAGAAACAACTAGTCTTAGACTTAGAGAGAAGTGTAAAATatggtgtactttcgtttgggccaaatacctttcgccaaatttcacttcccaataaacttatcgcaatagtttcatttcccaaaggaacctttagcaaagttacacttcgcatataatttatttggtcaaattatcacttggcaacttgtcaaatgttgttaggacaaaaaattatttagcaaacgttttttattggctaatatccaaaaaagccgttaagagggtttgattaggttagaactgcgatcctcacagaaccgaactgctatcagagaagtgggttaggttaggctagaactattacgaccctcacagaaacgaaatgctacttgaaaagtgggtagtgcaccatctacattctacaataatctttcaccggcccccatagaaatcgGTTTTTTTCTTACAAATTATAATGTTCAACTAATCACATCCGTATGCGTAAAACATaaccaaaatgataaaaaaaccaaggtcgggattaagtatatcaaataaaagcaaaaataaatatccattggtatgtaaattgtatgccAATTATGCCATGCAATATGTTATGCTTAAtgatacatttgactaaataatacttggcaaaatgaaacttgtccaagtaattatttgctaaacaataacttgccaaaaaagactattgctaactgaaaaattgcgataagttgttttgccacacatttttttgggaaatgataatttgggaaacatagtttgggatgtgatactttgggaaacgtttttggcccattcgtttgTAAACCGTAAAATATATTGAGTGTATTTTTTCAGCTTTTAGGTACTTTTCTTTTACTTTAAAGTTTTTCTTTCGTTCATTCGTGTGAAAATTTACTGTAGGTACGAGTGAATTAAGTACTTTATTTAACCATTATTTTCATGTtcttaattttacattttttatgaCTTTTGAATGATTATATCTGAGAGACACAAAGTGCCAcacgttaataaataaaaaaaaaatgcaagcCTTAGTTTAGTAggtgaaaatgaaaatatttacctAACTAAGTACATCGTTTTCATTAAAACTcctcaaaataattatttctttaAAACAATTTCAAAGCAGATACGGAAGTAAAATTAATTACCTTAAGCGGATGATGTCCTCGATGCATGCGTTCGTAATATTAACAAATTCCGCGCGCATCAATAAATCGGATTTTAATCATAAACTGTATTCTGTCAATTGTGATTAAGCACCTTTGTTGGTATATTTTAAAGGTATCGCACAGCACACATATCAACCGGGCGCCATCGCCGCTTATGTTTATATGTATgactgtatgttcgcgataaactcaaaaacttcggaacagattttcatgcggttttcacctacttatcaatagagtgattcttgaggaaggtttaggtgtagctattatttgttaaggttttgtgcaAATTGGCCTACCCgggcgaagccggggcgggtcgctagtgtacATATAAAACCAGAGGCATAGGTTTTCTCCTAGCCTAGTACCACTAGTACCTGCCGCAGTCAGACGTGGTATCATTAGTTACATGCGACGACTGCACTGAAGCGTCTTTTTATTTCGCTGTATAAGTTCCTGGTTTGCTGCATTTCCTCGAGAAAATCCTACTTAAGAGGGGGCGCAAAGCTAGGAAATTAGAAATgaacaaaatatattattgttaattacttcgagcaacaccggcttccgacacatcggaagggaggggcccaagcgatatcttaccgtacaaatctttctgccatttttcgcggggggaaaggtgcacacagtcgcacttctcacacagttacatacaaaatccaatctgtaatgacaacacaaatacatagaaaatgacacacgtcaaagacaaaatcttgcaaacctcgatctctttttgtgtacggacgagtgacaagtgtcacaacacgcacactaacacattttcgttgaagtatgttattgtattctgagagatgagaagtcggatttgtcgctcgaccgatccgcaatttgtactgagcgagcaaaatcgataaatccaacaattacatgagactaaagtataataattgtgtttgaatgtaattaaacgtatgatatgtaaaaaaaaatattacatgtgaaatgtaacactttctttttgtaaatttgatgtccccgacctctctttataacaaaaaaccgagcaagcaggcatttttgtgcagcagtgttcacgcgcgcgtctggaatcggtctagtgaaaaatccaagtgcaactagttttattacccgcgctagattagattgacgcgctaatcttgtacctcggcagaggggaaatagtgcgaatgccgcctcccttccgtgttgctcgaaggttaatTATTACAATTACATATTCTATGACCTATTTGAACCATGGTTTCCAATAaacgtttataatattaaactTTGGATGACtaacgctagaccgggccgtgcccgggctgaggcgtccgacatgtcattttctatgatggcTGATCGGTAATCAGAATCacatggtgctttccatagaaaacgaagctcaggaagccggcccggccacggcccggtctaacgtgagtcgacCTTTACGGTACGAGTATAACATTTTCAGAGGCAAATAAACGCCAAATTTAtgacaataggtacctatgttcaaGTGTACCTATATGTGATTTATATGTGGAGGTTAGGTATTATCAGCGTCTACCCGAGGTAACGGAGCTATACGCGAGGTGTCTTAACGTGAGGTATTACCCTTTGCAGACACGTGAAGTCTAACTAAACCAAGAACAAGGCAAGCGACTTTCAGAACCCGACGTGGCAACGACGGCTATAAAAAGACCGGGTCCTACGGCTAGTCTATTAAGACCCCGTAcgttcgtgttcttctctcactctcactgagcgtaagcgtgcGCGACATGAATGTGCGAGCTCGGGATCGCGAATATGATGTTTTTGAATTCTAATTTTTTGTTCATAataaaaaagtaatcgctgagTTCTATTGGTCCGAGCGAGACGCGGGGGCGAATGCAACCAAAATGACAtcacatcatttagatattatTTCAATGTCAAAGTGTCGTTCGAATAGGTTATAAATTACTTTTCacatttcattaaatttaatacacagcataagtaggtacataaaggcATAAGTAGAAGACAGTATATAATTGTGTACCACTTCGGCACACTTCGGCATAGTTGATATAGAATCTCAGCAAACccattttgtcagtagaaaaaggcgcgaaattcaaattttctatggcagGACGGGACAACCCTCCgggcctacattttttaaatgtgtcgcctttttctattgacggacgtggcttgccaaactataaCTATCACTGAGCTAAGTCGCGGAGGCAAAGATGCACGTAGCGAAATTATACGGGTTACTAGTTGAAATTGGAGCCTTGAAAACGGCTTAGTGTTCGAAATAATTTTTAATAGAAGTATTTTTTAGGTTATCAAATTTTTTTGTAAGAAATTAAGTTAAATACTCTTAAaaagccattttttttaaataggtgcAGATAGGTGTATCTAGACGATAGaccaactgccgtattcgaacttcaagatattcacaagagacgacacgtactagattcattctagatacgttatagtttaaacatcaactagttctcttttgcagcgcaattcgggcaaccaatgtcacttttacgttagatagagtaagatatctattagatgtgaattggatctctaagtcatatcccgTGGAAATCGTTTAatagtatctccagaatcgtgcaaatgtcaaatttgacaggttagatcttaaatatATCGTATCGTATCTttgtgatgtctaaaagatgtctaatagatgtctatttcaatatccgaatcgggccccaagAATAGATATAATGtaagttttattataaattataaataaatgacataCTTGAAATAAAGCAATATCATTAATTAAGCAACCtacaaagaaagaaataaaaaataaataaaatgaatcaCTACATATTCTTGGAACGGAACGCATTCTCGTTTAAAGTAAAAAACATACTGCAATTAATCAAAAAGTAAAATTAGAAATTCTCCGTTTAACTCTTTTAATCCTCTACCACCTTTATATAGtctgttttataaaatattggCACATAAGCTGTATTTTTATAAGCCGTTGGTAATAAAAATAGATAAAGCAGCCGATAGCAACGTGTGCTTCCATTTGTGTCCATGATTAGTCCAAACAGTGATTTAAACACCTTACCGACTTCAAATTAAGTGAATACTTATACAGTTTAAGTAAGACATGTAGTGTAGAATAATGGCAACACTGGAGCGGAAGCGGAAAAACGAAACGGACTAGTATTTACGAGCTGTACATCCGCCTACTGGGCTCTTCTACCCATGCCCATGGCTTGAACAAATTCAACCTTTCATAATTTGCAGGCTTTCAACATTTATACAATGCAGCGTTACCTACTTATAGTCTgtacgtatttaaataaaagtaaacaaacaatttgtaaattttcgggtagttataatatttattggttaaccaacaaaaccgcctggatcagtcactgaacgacttgactgtaacctacattatttgatgatcatgtaatgtttcatctaccctcatttttatttaaatacctaaagatacagggtATAGATTGGCTGTTCTTTAAATACAAAAAGTGCACTTGCTAGATATTCGTTTTGTAATGTTATTTCTATAAGTAGGTAACTAGTTTTTTATTCATGTTAGAACGTATAATTACGCTACGCCATTTCTTTAAAAATGCATGAAAGAAAAATTACctataattaataatgtagaattacatatttacctaatgtgctaaatatttaagtgtgaaaactttatctttattttgtCCTATGCGAGTAGATGCCTatacaataattatttaattattatttattacacaatAATTGTAAATATCAAGAAGATGAGGCACCTACGGCGTTATTTTTGACAACATTTAGAagcaaatataattaataatataaatttgttcACTGTTCTATGACCTCAATAATAACCCAATGACTAGTTTTATTAAACGGCCATGGCACTgagtttatatttttatgaatggttCTCGATTCACTTACATaatcaaataaaatacatagtAGTCGCATTTGAAATGCAGCTTGGATGGGTTAAACAACGAAGTAATTGTGCAAATATGTACTAATATAAATATTCTATGTTTTTCCCACCCATCGAGTTCGGTTAGACCTCTGTGCGGCCGCAGTCACTGCCGTACGCTGGCTAATTAGCCAGCCACAAGATAAATGTCAGCAATCACGAACGCCGCCTTCGCGCCCGCTACCCTTTCCGCCCGCCGCGCCGGCCGCGGGCACTTTCGTTGTATTCAGCCTACGAAAAACAATGCCAGTATGTAACCATGAGAATACATCGCACGAAGGAAAATATGGATACGTGCAAAATGCCTATGAGCACTTCCTTTTAAATCCATTTCCTGTAAATAAGCATGTTTGCAGCATGCCCTTATTTACCACAAAAATTCTTTGACGTGACTAGCAGTCTGAATTTTattcgattcggaaaatgaattagatttctactagacttcaacaagttacgatacagataacttaaagatatttgtaagatagatatgtcaaatttgacgtttccgcgattctggaggtcctcttgaatgatttcgacaagttatgacttagatatccaagtcacatctagtcgatatctaatgtagatctagttgatctctaaatcgtctcaagattttgtgattatctcgaaatccgaataggcctgtgtaTTATCAATATCCAAGTGGTTGTTAGTAGTGCGTTACGATCACGATCGTTAAAATGATAGAGCTTAGAAACGCTGATGTAATGGTGTCGTAGCAAATGTCAATAGTTGAACTTTAAGAAGGCCGCGGTGTAATGACAGGGGTCGGCTTCGTTGAACCATAACGCTGTAAATCAATGctttacataaatatttaaaggGAAATTACCTTGTTGAAAGTTCACAATGTTTCTGCGGAAAAAATATCAACATAATATCTGTCGGAACCTCGGAACTCGTGATTTCGTCGTTTTTCTTAGGAAGTACACTTACCTATCAAAAATGTAAATTTATGTAACCATGGCATAATGTTGcttgtacatatttaaaaagtttGCTGTGTGTGTTGATGTAAGGCTTTCTCCGATAATTTTAAATAGGCCGCTTGATGAATATGCATGGGTTTAAGATGTTTTGTGTGGTTGTTTATTGTTATTTGAAAACGTCTTTTAGCAGATTATTATGTAGAACTTTAGACAAATATTGCTCTTACGGTATAAACcgatattgtttattttatgaatGACATGGGAAATTAATTAGTACGTCCAATTATTTTTGGTATAATAATGTTCgtatttaaacaaaata carries:
- the LOC134801219 gene encoding uncharacterized protein LOC134801219, coding for MRSKEINKLNAQIAWCKGFTTKIEKLLNEPDNPLDQESAIIRLEQTEANFKKYNDLTLELAILTEKDSSEDFEDHDEHEERTIKIISRLRRITSKAPTTNTSSASSKTKVEDTDVTSHHGGVRLLEIDIPTYDGKDYTKYVAFIELFDAIIDSSEKLKQVQKLYYLKKYLKGEALALIEGLPLTCESYVKARELIKLRYDNKFLVINNHIQAIIDSTPIVKGSASNLRDVVANTRQHLGALKALGQPTEQWDLIVLTIILKKVDQFSCRAYHQERDSDKMPNLEDFLSFLERRASSFEESQQSEALENSDKVA